Below is a window of Plasmodium chabaudi chabaudi strain AS genome assembly, chromosome: 10 DNA.
gtaacaaaaattaaaaatataataaaaaatgcagtAGACTATATTACTGATGATTGTGCAATTGGTTCTAGtagtaataatgatatgATAAAAGGTGGgcaaaatggaaataaagattcagaaaatatttcattaacttctgttgataattttacaaaaaatacattaataaaaaaaatgcttgAAGTATTAtgggatatatatatagatataaaaaatttatataaagacATTGATAAGTGTCCATATACTCATATTGAAACAATAtctaaatataatgaagatgtaaaaagaaaaaaaaatacactatttaatataatatatttaaacgAATTTAAAGATAACAATGTAGAGAcagtaaattattttgttgaatgtaataatatatttttaaataaaagtataaataatatagatattattttaaataaacaattatatttatatttaacaaatatattatatactacTGTTGAAaaggtatatttttatgtttccATATATCCCGATgttgaaaatttaattaaaaatttaaaatttgacAAAGATCTTTTACCGCATTATGTTGTTGATGTTATAAGTGGGTCGAAAGAAAATGGAGCAGATAGCAGtagcaataataaaatagttcaaaatggaaaacaaaaattaaataaaaataaaacaagcaaaaatttaaatgaagGAATAActggaaataatataaaaaatatttttagttaCAAATTTggatatgaaaataatatagcaAAAATGGGTGATTTCAAATTATTCGGAAaaactataaaattttgtgatacatatgaatattataattttgaaaattataatgaatatgatatattttctaatacaataaatgaaaagaagaaacaaaaaaaaacttccttttttttcaaagagaaaggaaataaaaaaagtggaaatacaaaaaatgatgaaaataaagaaaaagctAATTGTGTACATAAAGAAATacaaaaagaagaaattgataatgataaaataaatacagaagtttgtaaaattaaaagtgTCTACTATCTATTTGTTAATAgtatgttaaaaaataaaggagCATccatttatacaaaaatatttaaaattataaaaaaaaagaaaaagaaaacattaatatatacattatttaataattacttattgttatattatatattagcACATGCtgatatatgttttaatagtaaaattgaatatgaagaatttttaaaagtacagatattacatattaatCCCAATGTAAATACGTtggataaatatttaaaaaatgaaaaaaaacaaaataaatcccatataaaaaataataatataacagaaaaaaatgaaaaaatggatattagatataaattatataatagtaGCATATATTCTtctatctatatatatttaattgatGTTTCAGTCTCCTATTTATTTACCCCTAATATGGGAGTGgcatatattcaaaatattttatctcTCTTCTTGTTTTACAATTACATTAATTTGTACATAACCAAGATGCTATTTTATAAGGTACAACAAATTTGCATAAATAAACTCCCTTGGTGTGGTTCGCTTAGGAACCATTATTAGGCTTACTACGTTGtcttcatataaatttgcGAGCAccgaaaataatttattttgattttttctttttttagaGTGGAGCTGGGCTTATAACAATATTATTGGTCAAAACAATTCCTTATGCCAAAGAATTTGATGAGTAAGAACAAAATACATGCacattcatatttatgtgtCACACTGTTTGCCATCCCCTAATTTTAGATTACAATCATATTATAagttttctatatatatggatatgtgatatttattaatttttttctttttctttcccTTTTTAGAAACCTTATGGTATGCTTCCTATACTCAGTCTTGCATAgcatattttacattttaagtaacatatttatttaccaCCTGGATaaggataaaaaaaattataaaggtTCCGAATCAGAGTTGcattcaaaaatattagcaTCCATGTCTAATGAAattgatttttataaaattcttTATAAAAGTGTGTGTAGCTATTCCCAtcaaaacaaattttacGAAGAGGAAATTAACCGAATGATAAAgtaattacaaaaaaaataacaaatttttaaattgacATACATGTATAATAGCATGCTTATATGCCACTATTTTCATTGttaacatattttcattttttttttttacaatagaAATCTTGAAACGGATGAAGTTGCAAAAATCATAATGACACACATCCAAAAATAAcggatatattttttcaatttaaaaaagtggGATATTTATGCCCAtattatgtacatatatttatatacgaTATGTACAAGGATAgacaattttttgtttattcgtttttttGGTGCTATTTACtttgatttatattttttaatatacataatatatatacatttacatatatatatgttaatattatttgtgtgcgcaaatatgtataagcATATTAGCGTAATTatgtgtatttttaaatttttaaacaatatataattaatttagttttaatatataaataataaaaaagtctACTATAAGTCACTTATTTTCTGCAataagtttttttaatataatactgCGTTTGTATActaataattttacaatTGCAGCATATAAAGAGCATAAATATGCGATGCTCGATATAGGCAAtgatattatacatataaaaaacagtggaatacaaaaaaacgaaaaataacgtgaaaataatgtgaagtaaaaaaacaggaaaaaattgaagaaTGCCTATCGAAAAGAAAGTAGTCCCTTAATTTGCATGAGCAATGGATTTAATTATAGAATTACAAGCCGTAGCaagtattataaaaataaaaaattgtaaaacaAACAGAATAATGTTATACtaatttgttaataaaaaagaaatataaaattacgTTTcggaaaataaatgattatCGAAAATGGGTACTTATATTATAACTAGAAATTAATAGACACTTTCTTTTCTATTAGCAatataatgttttatattgGGGATATTACTTATAAGTTCAGTATGAGCTTTTAGCAatggaaaattttttaaacaatttGGATATTTTGATTCTATAtcatcatataaattaaaaaccGCTAAGTCTGCATATGTTATAGTATCACCTACAAAATAATtcgtattatttttttgtaaaagtTTTTCAAAATAGCCTGACCATTTAGGTAAttcttcatttaaaaaagtagtttcattttgtttaaataaatttgtattattaaatttataatgaatatCTTGTACACCACAAAATATCATATCTGCataaaattcatttaattcACCATTCCcacttatattatatttttttgataaatatcGAACTATAGCTTGACTTTGAGCTAATATTAAACCTCCTATTTCTAATATAGGGACTTGATTAAAAGGAAtttccttttcttttttaaagttATTAAATTCTGCAAATGCATCACCATTTACTCCAAATCTTATATCTGTATACTTAACTTgtaaatatgcaaaaataaGTCTAATCAATTCAGCTTTACCCctttaaaaagaaaaaaaaaatatatatattcatgtGAAAATCAAATTATGTACAacattatatgcatacccATGCATTATCAAACTGTCTTTATAAGTAGGCAAGTAAATTAACAATCACATCACAAGTTaactattttgtttatcaattttttttaccttgcatcaaaataatacagTACGATGTTGTCCGTCATTTTAAGTATAGCAGTAGGAagctatatatacatatatatattaaacaaaGCAAATgggaaataaaatgaaatgataagcaaaaattatatatttatacggaaaagataaattaaaaaatttagttatacataataaggtatatatctatatgtATAGGAAAttgaaatggaaaaaatctGATAataagtaataaaaaagaattcaaaatatcgaatataataaaaacaatattgattatttaaaatgtttagAATAAAATTcgatttttaaattagctcgaaaaaaaacgaataaataatctatataataaataaattaataaaataaataaaccatatgaaatatatgcatattgcTGTTACTAACATGTACTTTCAGATTAATTAGGAAgattgaattatttattattgcgtaataaaaatatataggtatatatattttttattgatataaaagattgaaataaatttgaaaataaaattaatatatagtaaacataataattaaaactatttaaatattgtggggaaataataaaaagcgaaaaaaatataattattatacacAGGTAATGGGTATAGAAAGGgagttttaaaatttagaataaaaataaagaacatatgaatgaaataaattatcaataactatattattttaagataaatatgatggaaatataaaaaattattacataataatatgttatatttcaaatgaaaaaaaaatacaaactataaaaaatgcttaTGATCTgttgttatatattatgtaacAACATACAATATGCAGCAATGTGATTActcaaatttatatacgtatatttttttatatgatatttGAATTCTTATCATAGCgctaaatatttttaaatgaataaagctgataaatatgaaatttatttaatttgtgaaaaacaaattaaaaaataggaaaagcacatatattattataagcctatatatatatacctttTGTAGAAATGCATGTAAATGTTAAacaaattttcatattaaaaaagctTTTATGTGCATACATGGAATGAAAAATGGATAagcaaattttatatatgtctttatataatttgaattgcattaatttatttgctGAGCTATAGGGATATACACATAATAAACCAACATTTGTAATTCCCCTATTCGTAAGGACATATATTCGTTGTTTTCCttttactaaaaaataagcacGCGTTTTTATGggctttattttgttagtAGTATTTCAATATCCATCACACACACACCCAAAAGAATAAAACCCTTAGtggtgaaaaaatatttaattattgtttaagtcataaaattttaaaaaaattttgaaatttcttataaaatatatttattttacaatatttaaGTGTGTGTATATCcatcacattttttttaatcttcattttatttgaataaagattaattaaattgtaTTCATAGGAAAAACGAtctaattaatatatttatatcaacctgaaaaaattaacacataataatatatacaccttataaattttttttttttttttttttttttttcctctttattattaggaTATTATTGCCAATTATCCTATAATTGTGTTGACTTATTTttaagaataataatatatcaaatatactattttaaagtgtatataattttattcgggaaaaatataatctcgtttttttttttcgacaattttgatgatatatattatgggaatattaaaatttaattaagcTTTTAAAgctaattttaaaaaaaaataataatattaaaaaatacacaaaatatgtaaaaaaaaataaagcataaaaatataaaataaaaaaaatataataactattatataataacaaagataatataaagGAAACTTCTCATATGCTGCAAAACGAAGTAGATATAAACGAACGAATGCGGGGAGTtcaaaaaggaaaaaaattatataaagatcgaaaaaaaaatacaaatttaaagatatattgaaaaataaaaagataaatgaaaatattatttaataaggaaacaaataaataggTAGATAACTTAAGGAGAAAGGGACAAGATAAACCACAAATATAAAGAGATCAAATCGAGgtgttattttataatgataaaaatattattttattttatttttcaagtttttataatttctgCCATAAATGTTAATTCAGTAAGAACGAAAAATTGTATACTATTTCTCGAATTGTTTTATATGCTATATATGTATTCCCTCgtttttatgtaaatatgaTTTGTTCCGATGTAGTTATTctcaatattatttgaagcattatatcattacatatttacggtataatttttattttcccaGCTTaagcataaatatttttcaacaaTCAGCCATGTGGGCTTGCCGTTAGCTCTTCAGGCGAACAACCAAAGAAAGTaagtgaaataaaaatattgtgtGCCAAATGTATAAGGGgtgtgcatatttatagGCGCATAAACTATATTCTTGATCGTTtgtttgttaatttttatagatTTTCCTATATAGACCTGAGGAGAGACAGAAGAGAAGATAGCAGAGGAAATCTTTTAGGTAGCAATGGAAATTCGAATGGTGTGAGTTTTTTAGGGCTTATGGGCTTAACAGGACTTTCCGTTCCTCTGATTTTTGCAAGTCTAGTGGTATATAATAGGTTAGTAAACAATAGTAAAAATTTAAGTGATTCAGAAAAGATACTGGGaagatatttatataaacatgaTGAGACTATCGTaccaaaaattatatatgataacgataaatcatttaatatattttatataataactagtatatattataatttattagcatatgtaaatttttatataaatgcaaaaaaGGTTAGTACAAAGGAAAATGTAAATGATTATacgatattatttttccacTCATATAATGTCgataaatttttacaatcccgaaatattaaaacatatgTAGACAGATTAAAAGAAACATATCAAcagataaataaaaataataatgtgaATATTGTTTATGTACCAttagataataaaatattatttaatataaaacattttggCTTGATGAATAATTGGTATAGTGTAACATTTAATGATAAACAAcaagttttaaaattaataaaaaattataatattatgaatataccTACTATGGTATTattagataaaaatatgaatgttataaatgataatataaattatttattattatataatagtaaAGATTTTCCatatgaaaatacaaatagtttgacatatataaataatatatatgacaaaaataataatcaacataattttaaaaaattaaattcaGATTACgttattttctattttaataataataaagaaaataaagaagacATCGAAACGTTagttaaaattaaaaataagttatcaaaaaataatataaaattagatatcatttttgtaaaagaTATCGAAAGAAACCCAGAAAAGACAAGTCCTAATCAAGTCAATCCTATTgatgcaaaaaataataatgaactCAAGGATGAAATTAAAGAAGATGAAAAAAGTAATGAACAAACTGATAAGGATGAGCAAAAAAAAGCGGAAAATTCGGAtgtaaatcaaaaaaaaagttatatgAATGAAGTATACCATTTAGGAaaggaagaaaataattcgaTTTACAAACTTTTGCTTTATGACACATTTGATGTTACATTTAAACCTATAGGTGTTTTAGTTAATAAGAagggaaaaatattaaataaatatattaatgtcagtaaaaaaaataatgatatatcaaattttatattgaataatcataaaagtttaaaagaaaaagttaatgaaaataattatatgtataaatatgataatattagtaatttaaataatttaaatgtatttgctcctattttcattttatttgtcGACAAGTTagattttaatttaatagaTAAATACAATGAAttaatagaaatatataataaaaatagaaaaggaaaaaaaattaatttttatttcgtacttaatgatgataaaaaatatgaagcTTTGAAAAATCTATGTTCAGTTAATAATACGACACAAGTTGCTATTTTAGATTTGTTTaatcaaaaattatttaaagaaaatgttaataatattaatattatacaaaatgcCGATGGAAAAATTGATATAGACAAGGacaacttttttaaatttctCAACAGTTTTTATAGCGACGATTTATATTCATCACCCATCGTTTTAACAAAGCCATCTCCATAACATTTGCCACtatgtatgtatgtatatatgacGTATGCGTGTGGAAACGGATGGCACAAGATATAGAATTATGAATTCCCACATGATTGTTTAGGTATagcttatttatatgaatactGGGAAGTACACATTTGAAAAGTTTATACAGCtatcaaaaaaaggaaaaagaaaacaagcatcattgattttatttttataatattgccTCATGTTTtgtaataatgaaaatttcgcaacttataatattacatataatttttttattaattcattatatgcatattttttaattttctttcCCTCTACAATGTTTTCAAACGCATTTTCCCAAGGGGTAATGCATTAATTGCTACACTtagcattattatttttttttaaatattttactatttcatttttttacacctttattttattgttaatattttttttaattattgtCAACATTTCGTTGCATTCACCATGGCTATAATgtgaatttattttattttctatttttttgaattaacCTCATTTAAGGAcacatttaattttttgtaactttttaattatgtcttttttttcatcaaaattaatgataaaGTATGAGAATAagaatgataataataattattaaggggaaaaaattaagttttataatattgtgaattttgtttttttcacttttttatGGTACTGAAAAATAAGGATTAATATAGTTCATATGGATGACaaaatttaacaaaaaaaattatgaaaacaaTAGAAATGAATAGAGAATATGTAGTTGTAATTGTacataaacaaaatgatgTTGGATTAtggtatattattatcttcgTCTTTTtgcgtttttttttacttttttaacctttaaattgtatactttttgtttttttttacttttttttttgtttgaaTTTTGTAGAATAGTTGTTTTAACGatttgtgtatttttttttgatggATTTGAAGTGAATAATTTATCAAGATCATCAATTCCTAATAATCGATCATATTCTTCAtcagttattttttttttttttaattttttaaataaattttcttcaaaaaatagcgaatcaatttcattttgatCCAATTCTCTTTTTTCATGTTTTCTTTGAACAATagtttttcgtttttttttatttttatcatttttgtttttttcagtTGGAAGGGCTTGTTCCTTTTTTAagattttttctttttcttcttcgtcttttttttttttattttctaaccTCTTCTTCTCTTTTTCGCTATTTTTATAGGGTATATCATAAACATTTATATCGaaacttttaaaatttttcactttttccttttcctTAAACTTTGGTATTTTAACTAATGCAAACGTATGACATAAAtgtgatatatttaatttgttaaatgggaaaagaaaatttaattgatgatttttataaaattcaaTGTATGACAAAAATGCTTTTGTTGATAGATTGAACATTTCTCGATTTTCAAtagcataaaatattatcagtTTCAAGAAGATcgtaattatattattgggaagtataatattttgtcgTTTGAGGGTTTCTTTTTTCGCATTGTCAGTTTTCTCTTTCCCAGCCTCAGGAatgtcttttttattttttttcccttttttagCTTTCGattgattatttattgtatccaaatttgtaaaaaatttttttttttcaagaAAACTTATACAATCACTATTTCGATTTGCAAGTTTTAGAGCCTCCTTATTTAAGTGTTCTTCCGTTTTTATGATTGTagattcatattttatcatattttgaaacatatctgtttttttaaaattataaatgctgacttttttactttttaaaaagtataaatattccttttcctttttatttataaaaataatgtttttacCTGTTTTATCAAATCTACCAGTTCGACCACTTCTATGAATGTatgtcatatttttatttggaaCATCATAATTTATGACCCATTGaatgttaatatttattcctCTACTCATAACATCTGTACAGaaaattacatttttttttttagaaaattttttattatttgttattttattgtaaGCACTAATCCGTTTTTTatctttcatttttctatgaatttttaaaaaatttattttattttttcctatataattttgaatatagcaaatcatttttgaaaaaacaaGCATTTCATCATctgtgcatatattattgtataGCTTGTTCAGTTTGATCAATTTCTCAAAAAGATTTTCCTCATCATTActgtataaattttttatgttaaaaatacttttaaacatgtgaaaataataatcaacACAAAAACAGGTTGGAAAAAACACAATAGCTGTTTCCCCATTACTCAAAAcagtatttaaaaatttaaaaaggaaaaaaaatttgtctatatttcttaacacaatataataattctcAATTTGATTAGACATTGCAAATGTGGTAGTTATATTCCCATTATCATGCTCGTTGTCCTGTTTGTTATCATTTAAGTAGACACGTGAAGGGGAAATGACATTGAGATCAGATTGTTGTTCATTTTCTCCTTCCTTAGGATTAACAATTATTCTGAAtggttttcttttttttaacccAGAAGGAAATAAactacatattttatcttcATATAAACAAGTTGCACTACATATACATGTAATATAATCATTAGAGttgatattatttacaacatcttttacataatttatataactttCTTCCAATAGTTTATCACCTTCatctaatataaaatatttcaattttgATGTATTAAACAGATTATCATattctttaaataaatttgctAATTTTCCAGGAGTAGCtgtaattatttgaaaagtattatttttttttttttcattctcTAAAACTTTTATATCATCTTCAATTTTTACAGCTCCtctaaataataaattacttataaaaaaattgtctttatctaatatttttaaatcgacattaaatttatttgaaaaatataatcttataaaaaatataaaattatttattacattataaatttgtatacaAAGTTCTCGTGTTGGAGtaattataattgtatTTACGTCAATtcctttttctttatttcgATTTACATTATGACAATTTTCGCTATCTTCTTTAATAGCTACAATTTcagatatattaaattggGGACTACATTTTGGACTatcttcatatttttctccGTCTTTTGAATCACTACTTTTTACCTCGTTTTCATTCTGTTCAATTCCTGGATCTGCATTagttattaattttgtttccTCTTCAAGGGGGGTGTTAATTTTCCCTTTTGTTAGTAATCCTTCTTTAGTAGTATCGTCTTgattttgaattatattattattaatgttatatgaaataaatttatctacatttatattaaatgggATGGATTTACATTTAGTAATCTcacatttttgaaaataat
It encodes the following:
- a CDS encoding glutathione S-transferase, putative; translation: MTDNIVLYYFDARGKAELIRLIFAYLQVKYTDIRFGVNGDAFAEFNNFKKEKEIPFNQVPILEIGGLILAQSQAIVRYLSKKYNISGNGELNEFYADMIFCGVQDIHYKFNNTNLFKQNETTFLNEELPKWSGYFEKLLQKNNTNYFVGDTITYADLAVFNLYDDIESKYPNCLKNFPLLKAHTELISNIPNIKHYIANRKESVY
- a CDS encoding thioredoxin-like protein, putative; its protein translation is MIKILFYFIFQVFIISAINVNSLKHKYFSTISHVGLPLALQANNQRKFSYIDLRRDRREDSRGNLLGSNGNSNGVSFLGLMGLTGLSVPLIFASLVVYNRLVNNSKNLSDSEKILGRYLYKHDETIVPKIIYDNDKSFNIFYIITSIYYNLLAYVNFYINAKKVSTKENVNDYTILFFHSYNVDKFLQSRNIKTYVDRLKETYQQINKNNNVNIVYVPLDNKILFNIKHFGLMNNWYSVTFNDKQQVLKLIKNYNIMNIPTMVLLDKNMNVINDNINYLLLYNSKDFPYENTNSLTYINNIYDKNNNQHNFKKLNSDYVIFYFNNNKENKEDIETLVKIKNKLSKNNIKLDIIFVKDIERNPEKTSPNQVNPIDAKNNNELKDEIKEDEKSNEQTDKDEQKKAENSDVNQKKSYMNEVYHLGKEENNSIYKLLLYDTFDVTFKPIGVLVNKKGKILNKYINVSKKNNDISNFILNNHKSLKEKVNENNYMYKYDNISNLNNLNVFAPIFILFVDKLDFNLIDKYNELIEIYNKNRKGKKINFYFVLNDDKKYEALKNLCSVNNTTQVAILDLFNQKLFKENVNNINIIQNADGKIDIDKDNFFKFLNSFYSDDLYSSPIVLTKPSP
- a CDS encoding ATP-dependent rRNA helicase SPB4, putative, which gives rise to MTEIEEEPKTKEREKKPFTNLNLDNSIVFSLFIQKYFYCAKIQEISIPHILKKNENVLLQSETGTGKTLCFVIPILQTLVDYKKQILKNQISITSEKSYKEKTECNPDDTHIDDTTKASDFFYDENSINSIYDYFQKCEITKCKSIPFNINVDKFISYNINNNIIQNQDDTTKEGLLTKGKINTPLEEETKLITNADPGIEQNENEVKSSDSKDGEKYEDSPKCSPQFNISEIVAIKEDSENCHNVNRNKEKGIDVNTIIITPTRELCIQIYNVINNFIFFIRLYFSNKFNVDLKILDKDNFFISNLLFRGAVKIEDDIKVLENEKKKNNTFQIITATPGKLANLFKEYDNLFNTSKLKYFILDEGDKLLEESYINYVKDVVNNINSNDYITCICSATCLYEDKICSLFPSGLKKRKPFRIIVNPKEGENEQQSDLNVISPSRVYLNDNKQDNEHDNGNITTTFAMSNQIENYYIVLRNIDKFFFLFKFLNTVLSNGETAIVFFPTCFCVDYYFHMFKSIFNIKNLYSNDEENLFEKLIKLNKLYNNICTDDEMLVFSKMICYIQNYIGKNKINFLKIHRKMKDKKRISAYNKITNNKKFSKKKNVIFCTDVMSRGININIQWVINYDVPNKNMTYIHRSGRTGRFDKTGKNIIFINKKEKEYLYFLKSKKVSIYNFKKTDMFQNMIKYESTIIKTEEHLNKEALKLANRNSDCISFLEKKKFFTNLDTINNQSKAKKGKKNKKDIPEAGKEKTDNAKKETLKRQNIILPNNIITIFLKLIIFYAIENREMFNLSTKAFLSYIEFYKNHQLNFLFPFNKLNISHLCHTFALVKIPKFKEKEKVKNFKSFDINVYDIPYKNSEKEKKRLENKKKKDEEEKEKILKKEQALPTEKNKNDKNKKKRKTIVQRKHEKRELDQNEIDSLFFEENLFKKLKKKKITDEEYDRLLGIDDLDKLFTSNPSKKNTQIVKTTILQNSNKKKSKKKQKVYNLKVKKVKKNAKRRR